A stretch of the Porifericola rhodea genome encodes the following:
- a CDS encoding murein hydrolase activator EnvC family protein, whose protein sequence is MYESKRFLASLLFSLLLVAMLQTPAWSQTEAERKKLEKEKKETLQKIKEAQQILSETSTRKKSSLGQLNAINRQIEARESLIQSINDELSLLNSQIREITGVIEALEEDLVRLKEEYAYMVYATSKTSNSYDRLMFIFSASTFNQMFMRIKYMQQYSEARKNQVEQIQKVKETLTNQRSTLEGKQMEQRVLLDQQVMANKDLLALKAKQRSMVRDLNEQEAELRRELAQRQKDVEELDQLIASLIRKEIERSNKNKTADRVALNSSNEAVSVSFEQSKNRLNWPVNSGFISQKFGRNPHPVMKNIMVPNDGVDIQTVKNAEVRAVFDGVVKAITPIPEPGDLKAVIMQHGEYFTVYSRLKEVNVKTGQKLKASEAVGMVYTDGNGVSMLQFQIWRNSQKLNPEAWLQNK, encoded by the coding sequence ATGTACGAAAGTAAACGCTTTCTAGCTAGCCTTCTTTTTTCTCTACTGCTTGTAGCTATGCTTCAGACTCCTGCCTGGTCGCAGACAGAGGCTGAAAGAAAAAAGCTAGAGAAAGAAAAAAAAGAAACCCTACAAAAGATAAAAGAGGCTCAGCAAATTCTTTCAGAAACCTCTACACGTAAAAAGAGTAGTCTGGGGCAACTCAACGCCATTAACAGGCAGATAGAAGCACGAGAGTCGCTGATTCAATCCATTAATGACGAGCTAAGTTTATTAAATAGCCAGATACGAGAAATTACCGGAGTCATAGAAGCTCTGGAAGAAGATCTGGTCAGACTTAAAGAAGAGTATGCGTATATGGTATATGCTACCAGCAAAACCAGTAATAGCTACGACCGTCTCATGTTCATATTCTCTGCTTCTACTTTTAATCAGATGTTTATGCGTATAAAGTATATGCAGCAGTATTCTGAGGCACGAAAAAATCAGGTTGAGCAAATACAAAAAGTAAAAGAGACCCTGACCAATCAAAGAAGCACCCTGGAAGGCAAACAGATGGAGCAGCGGGTGCTGCTGGACCAGCAGGTTATGGCCAATAAAGACTTGTTGGCGCTTAAGGCTAAGCAACGTAGCATGGTAAGAGACCTTAATGAGCAGGAAGCAGAGCTAAGGCGAGAGCTGGCTCAGCGTCAGAAGGATGTAGAAGAGTTAGATCAGTTGATAGCCAGCCTGATACGTAAAGAAATTGAGAGAAGTAATAAAAATAAAACAGCAGACCGAGTTGCTCTTAACTCCTCAAATGAAGCTGTTTCTGTATCATTTGAGCAGAGCAAAAACAGGTTGAACTGGCCGGTTAACTCTGGTTTTATCTCTCAAAAATTTGGTAGAAACCCGCACCCTGTCATGAAAAATATTATGGTGCCTAATGATGGTGTGGATATACAAACCGTTAAAAATGCTGAAGTACGAGCCGTTTTTGATGGCGTAGTAAAAGCGATCACACCTATACCGGAACCTGGTGACCTTAAAGCGGTAATTATGCAGCACGGTGAGTACTTTACCGTTTATTCCCGACTCAAGGAGGTAAATGTAAAAACCGGGCAAAAGCTCAAAGCTTCGGAGGCCGTAGGAATGGTCTACACAGATGGCAATGGGGTATCTATGCTGCAGTTTCAGATTTGGAGAAATAGCCAAAAGCTTAATCCTGAAGCCTGGCTTCAAAATAAATAA
- a CDS encoding DUF4292 domain-containing protein, with protein MNKTTPTLFFCLALLFATACSKKTLSFKDTAMADEFAVNDLSFEYLSTSSKIRFENDDKSLSATANIRLKRDSIIWVSVTPGFGIEAARGIITQDSLIFINRMNKEYSAYNFEELSRKFNFSINFDLLQSVLLGDMPIEPGADDQVKKESEYYVVKQEEGDIYINNYVNARSLKLERVAMQDRTKEEVMGKTRVRNNTLSLKYGDFQMLNEQVFPYENLVSLMYQRDGKKRRTEIDIQHKKANITEEALRFPFSVPEKYVRK; from the coding sequence ATGAATAAAACTACCCCGACCTTATTTTTTTGCCTGGCTTTACTTTTTGCCACAGCCTGTAGTAAAAAAACACTGAGTTTTAAAGACACGGCTATGGCTGATGAGTTTGCCGTAAATGACCTGAGTTTTGAGTACCTAAGCACCAGCAGCAAAATCAGGTTTGAGAACGACGACAAAAGCCTTAGCGCTACAGCCAATATTCGTCTGAAAAGAGACAGTATCATTTGGGTCTCAGTTACTCCGGGCTTTGGCATAGAAGCTGCCAGAGGGATTATTACTCAAGACTCGCTCATTTTTATTAACAGGATGAACAAGGAGTATTCTGCCTATAATTTTGAGGAGTTGAGCAGGAAATTTAATTTTAGCATTAATTTTGACCTGCTTCAGTCAGTATTATTAGGAGATATGCCAATTGAACCTGGAGCGGACGATCAGGTAAAAAAAGAAAGCGAATATTACGTAGTTAAGCAGGAGGAAGGGGATATTTATATCAATAATTATGTAAATGCCCGTAGCCTTAAGTTAGAGCGCGTAGCCATGCAAGACAGAACGAAAGAAGAGGTGATGGGCAAAACACGTGTCCGTAATAATACACTTAGCCTTAAGTATGGCGATTTTCAAATGTTAAATGAGCAGGTCTTTCCCTACGAAAACCTGGTTTCTTTAATGTATCAGCGTGACGGAAAAAAACGTAGAACAGAAATTGATATCCAGCATAAAAAAGCAAATATTACTGAAGAGGCACTACGTTTCCCTTTCTCTGTACCTGAAAAATATGTACGAAAGTAA
- a CDS encoding tetratricopeptide repeat protein, protein MKLNMPFVSPFQRVIFVLVAVLITFSTDSFAQKKKKSNREERKIREATFYFTEGVKYFILSEPDFDSENMDRALMLFKKSLESDPSNSTAHFKIATILAGRGDLDNALNNANKALELDPENPYFYTLTADILTRKSNFAEAAQIYERMLGNLEDTDEYLFDLAAIYLYQGDYEQGLDVYNRAEKIFGVNPEVIRAKQQIYLKLNKLDKAIAEGEKLVGAFPGEAAFVMSLAEIFVSNNREKDAIPHLEKLLEASPNNPEARLMLSKIYQRTGSDKKASQNMEEAFANPDLSLKLKLELIAKYIRELPNNETEEMLHALTDQLIETHPDEANAYVIKADFLNAIKDSEGARDNYLKSLDFEETNFNVWQNLLTIEFQDLQDTESVIKHSESALELFPNQAVLYFYNGAANSVSKNYEEAAYALEQSKRLANNDELLKYSSMYLGDVYNELKNYDKSEQAYEAVLKIDPTNDYVLNNYSYFLALREEKLSYADKLSTRLLELNPENANYLDTRAWVLFKKGEYKQARKLLEKAIEKNNKSGVIVEHYGDVLFKLGEVDQAVKQWMKAKGMDDTSDLIDKKIADRKLYE, encoded by the coding sequence ATGAAATTGAATATGCCGTTTGTTAGCCCCTTTCAGAGAGTGATTTTTGTGCTAGTAGCTGTTTTGATTACCTTCTCTACAGACAGTTTTGCACAAAAGAAAAAGAAGTCTAATCGTGAGGAAAGGAAAATAAGAGAGGCTACCTTCTACTTTACAGAAGGGGTAAAGTATTTTATTCTGAGTGAGCCAGACTTTGACTCAGAAAATATGGATAGAGCGCTTATGCTTTTCAAAAAATCATTGGAAAGTGACCCATCTAATAGTACAGCACACTTTAAAATAGCGACTATACTGGCAGGCCGTGGCGATTTGGACAATGCGCTTAACAATGCTAACAAAGCACTGGAGTTAGATCCGGAAAATCCTTACTTCTATACGCTTACGGCAGATATACTTACCAGAAAATCTAACTTTGCTGAAGCGGCGCAAATATATGAGCGTATGCTGGGCAATCTGGAAGATACTGACGAATACCTCTTTGATCTGGCTGCTATTTACCTCTACCAGGGAGATTACGAGCAGGGGCTGGATGTGTACAACCGTGCAGAAAAAATATTTGGTGTTAACCCTGAAGTGATCAGAGCCAAGCAGCAAATTTATTTAAAGCTCAATAAACTGGACAAGGCTATTGCAGAAGGCGAAAAGCTAGTGGGGGCTTTCCCTGGCGAAGCCGCTTTTGTAATGTCACTGGCAGAGATATTTGTATCCAACAATCGTGAGAAAGACGCTATCCCTCATCTGGAGAAGCTACTGGAAGCCTCACCCAACAATCCTGAAGCTCGCCTGATGCTATCTAAAATTTACCAGCGCACAGGAAGCGACAAAAAAGCAAGCCAGAACATGGAAGAGGCATTTGCTAACCCTGATCTGAGCCTGAAACTCAAGCTTGAGCTTATCGCTAAATACATAAGAGAGCTACCAAACAACGAAACTGAAGAAATGCTGCATGCATTAACAGATCAGTTAATAGAAACGCATCCCGATGAGGCTAATGCCTATGTGATTAAGGCGGACTTTTTGAATGCTATTAAGGATAGTGAAGGAGCTCGCGACAACTACCTGAAATCTCTGGACTTTGAAGAGACTAACTTTAATGTATGGCAAAACTTGCTTACTATAGAGTTTCAGGATTTGCAGGATACAGAAAGTGTAATTAAACATTCTGAGTCTGCTCTGGAGCTATTTCCCAATCAGGCGGTTTTGTATTTTTATAATGGAGCCGCTAATTCAGTATCCAAAAATTACGAAGAAGCTGCTTATGCCCTGGAACAAAGCAAACGACTGGCAAATAATGACGAACTACTGAAGTACAGTAGTATGTATTTGGGAGATGTTTATAACGAACTTAAAAACTACGATAAGTCTGAGCAGGCTTACGAAGCAGTACTTAAAATAGACCCTACCAACGATTATGTGCTAAATAATTATAGCTACTTCTTAGCACTTCGCGAAGAAAAGTTAAGCTATGCAGACAAGCTTTCTACCCGTCTGTTGGAACTGAACCCTGAAAATGCTAACTACCTTGATACCAGGGCCTGGGTCTTGTTTAAAAAAGGCGAGTACAAGCAGGCGCGTAAACTTTTAGAAAAAGCTATAGAAAAAAACAATAAGAGTGGTGTTATTGTAGAGCATTATGGTGATGTATTGTTCAAACTAGGCGAAGTAGACCAGGCGGTTAAGCAATGGATGAAAGCTAAAGGGATGGATGATACTTCTGATCTGATAGATAAAAAAATTGCGGACAGAAAATTATATGAATAA
- the dut gene encoding dUTP diphosphatase, whose protein sequence is MKVRIINQSDQPLPAYQTAHAAGMDLHANIQEEITLKPLERALVGTGLFIELPVGYEAQIRPRSGMAYKHGITVLNSPGTIDADYRGEIKVLLVNLSNDIFTVQHGDRIAQMVVAPHSQVSWEETNKLSQTDRGAGGYGSTGINLK, encoded by the coding sequence ATGAAAGTAAGAATCATCAATCAATCTGATCAGCCTTTACCGGCTTACCAAACTGCCCATGCAGCTGGCATGGACCTGCATGCTAACATTCAGGAAGAAATAACGCTTAAACCCCTGGAACGGGCTTTGGTAGGTACCGGCCTTTTTATTGAACTGCCCGTAGGTTATGAGGCACAAATACGTCCACGTAGTGGTATGGCATATAAACATGGCATTACCGTACTTAACAGCCCTGGCACCATAGACGCGGACTATAGAGGTGAAATTAAAGTGCTATTGGTTAATCTTTCCAACGATATATTTACGGTACAACATGGCGATCGTATTGCCCAGATGGTAGTAGCTCCTCATTCGCAGGTGAGCTGGGAAGAAACCAACAAACTGAGCCAAACAGATAGAGGTGCCGGGGGGTATGGAAGTACAGGTATTAACCTAAAGTAA
- a CDS encoding lipopolysaccharide biosynthesis protein translates to MNPLKKLAGQTAFYGVSTILGRLLNYALVPLHTSVFEDTAQYGAITELYAYVGFLNILYTYGMETAFFRFVSRKEIAPQDQQKVYSSAVTAVLSTSFIFSAIIIGASGGIASLIGYPESSHIIIWLGLIMFTDAVMAIPYAKLRQENRPLKFAVTKISSIVLTVLLNLFFLILLPKIHTYSSLLDAIYYPDMGVGYVFMANLIGNAIIPILLWRSLAQVRLSIDWQVFKKMLAYGYPILIMGLGGMVNENIDKLLLNDLLPADFYADMSPNEALGAYGACFKISVLMTLAVQAFRYAGEPFFFSQADNKEAPELFAKVMHYFTILSIIILLGVSVNLELIGSMFLRSKGYLDALYVVPFLLLAKLLFGVYNNLTIWFKLTDKTKFGTYFSILGAMITLFGNILLIPYIGLLGCAVASIACYFVMCIICYYYGQKYYPIPYNFTSSILYLVAALVMVYVSFQIKIEHELLKHLLNICSVLVFIGVVYLIERRKLLYQRIS, encoded by the coding sequence ATGAATCCACTAAAAAAACTGGCTGGGCAGACTGCCTTTTACGGTGTAAGCACCATTTTAGGCAGGCTCCTCAACTATGCACTTGTGCCGCTCCATACCTCTGTGTTTGAAGACACGGCTCAGTATGGTGCTATAACAGAGTTGTATGCGTACGTGGGCTTTCTCAACATACTCTATACGTATGGTATGGAGACTGCCTTTTTTCGCTTTGTCTCCCGCAAAGAGATAGCTCCGCAAGACCAGCAAAAGGTATATAGCTCTGCGGTTACGGCTGTTCTAAGTACCAGCTTTATTTTTTCTGCAATTATTATCGGGGCTTCCGGAGGTATTGCCAGTCTTATTGGCTATCCGGAGAGTAGTCATATTATAATATGGCTGGGCCTTATCATGTTTACGGATGCGGTAATGGCTATACCATATGCCAAACTTCGTCAGGAAAACAGGCCTCTTAAATTTGCAGTCACAAAAATTAGTAGCATTGTTCTGACAGTATTGCTCAATCTATTCTTTTTAATACTACTGCCAAAAATTCATACTTACTCTTCTCTTCTGGATGCTATTTACTATCCGGATATGGGAGTGGGCTATGTATTTATGGCTAACCTTATTGGTAATGCAATTATACCCATACTGCTGTGGCGTAGTCTTGCACAGGTACGTTTAAGTATTGACTGGCAGGTATTTAAAAAAATGCTTGCTTACGGCTATCCTATTCTCATTATGGGCTTGGGTGGTATGGTCAACGAAAACATAGACAAATTACTTCTCAATGACTTGTTGCCCGCAGACTTTTACGCGGACATGAGCCCTAACGAAGCATTAGGTGCTTATGGCGCCTGCTTTAAAATCAGTGTATTAATGACGCTGGCGGTACAGGCCTTTCGTTACGCAGGAGAGCCATTCTTCTTTAGTCAGGCAGATAATAAAGAAGCCCCGGAGCTTTTTGCCAAAGTGATGCATTACTTTACTATCCTTAGCATCATTATTTTATTGGGTGTTAGCGTAAATCTTGAGCTGATTGGCAGCATGTTTTTAAGAAGCAAGGGTTATCTGGATGCTTTATATGTAGTGCCTTTTCTGTTACTGGCTAAATTATTGTTTGGCGTGTACAATAACCTCACCATCTGGTTTAAACTTACTGATAAGACCAAGTTTGGTACTTACTTTAGTATACTAGGTGCGATGATTACACTCTTTGGTAATATTTTATTGATACCTTATATAGGACTTTTAGGATGTGCCGTAGCCAGTATCGCATGTTATTTTGTAATGTGTATTATCTGCTATTACTATGGGCAAAAGTATTATCCAATACCCTACAACTTTACTTCTTCTATACTTTATTTAGTAGCTGCTCTTGTTATGGTATATGTTTCTTTCCAGATTAAAATAGAGCATGAGCTATTAAAACACCTGCTGAATATATGCTCAGTACTTGTTTTTATAGGTGTTGTCTACTTGATAGAGAGGAGGAAACTCCTATATCAAAGAATTTCTTAA
- a CDS encoding enoyl-CoA hydratase/isomerase family protein, whose translation MTNFKFLTTTLEEGVLMITISRADKMNALNKATLEELGEAFQEVYDDKDIRGVIITGEGEKAFAAGADIAEIAELNELNGRKFSEIGQEVFALIEKCDKPVIAAVHGFALGGGCELAMACHLRVVSSNAVFGQPEVNLGLIPGFGGTQRLTQLVGKGRALEMMMTADTISAEKALEIGLANFLVKDKQELIEFSNRLMRKIMSKAPLAIGMVIDCVNAAFAGDENGYQTEANSFAACCKSNDFEEGTQAFLSKREAHFTGE comes from the coding sequence ATGACGAACTTTAAGTTTCTCACTACAACCCTTGAAGAGGGGGTTTTAATGATCACCATTAGTCGCGCAGACAAAATGAACGCTCTGAATAAGGCCACCCTTGAAGAACTGGGGGAGGCTTTTCAGGAAGTGTACGATGATAAAGATATAAGAGGGGTGATAATTACCGGAGAGGGGGAAAAGGCTTTTGCTGCTGGTGCTGATATCGCGGAAATTGCTGAACTGAATGAACTAAACGGGAGAAAGTTCTCTGAAATAGGGCAGGAGGTTTTTGCACTAATAGAAAAATGTGATAAGCCCGTAATCGCAGCAGTACATGGTTTTGCATTAGGAGGAGGCTGTGAGTTGGCTATGGCCTGTCATCTTAGAGTAGTATCCAGCAATGCGGTATTTGGGCAGCCCGAAGTTAATCTTGGGCTTATTCCTGGTTTTGGCGGTACCCAAAGGCTTACGCAACTTGTAGGTAAAGGGCGGGCTCTGGAGATGATGATGACTGCGGATACCATTTCTGCTGAAAAAGCATTAGAAATAGGGCTGGCTAACTTTTTGGTAAAGGATAAGCAGGAGCTGATAGAGTTTTCAAACCGATTGATGCGAAAAATCATGTCAAAAGCACCTTTGGCTATTGGTATGGTCATTGACTGTGTAAATGCGGCTTTTGCGGGTGATGAAAATGGGTATCAGACTGAGGCTAACAGCTTTGCGGCTTGCTGCAAATCTAACGATTTTGAGGAAGGTACTCAGGCTTTTCTTTCTAAGCGCGAAGCACACTTTACCGGAGAATAG
- a CDS encoding NADP-dependent isocitrate dehydrogenase, which produces MANKKKITVAHGDGIGPEIMKATLDILEAAGAQIETEVIEIGEKVFKQGNPAGIEPSSWDSLRETQVFLKAPITTPQGGGFKSLNVTTRTTLGLYANVRPCRSYSPYVATRHNNLDMVIIRENEEDLYAGIEHQQTEEVVQSLKLVSRPGSEKIIRYAFEYAKAYNRKKVTCFSKDNIMKLADGLFHKIFDEIGEEYPEIEKEHMIIDIGSAILADKPETLDVVVTLNLYGDIISDIAAQIAGSVGLGGSANVGEVCAMFEAIHGSAPPIAGKDIANPSGLINAAIMMLVHIGQPEIATKINNAWLKTMEDGIHTADIFRPGSSKEIVGTQGFAKAVIDNLGKLPKQLKPAEFEPVQGSKLHQTTPSNPNLKKELIGVDVFLDWKEGNRDPQVLGKKLEELSGSDFKLDMITNRGVKVYPEGKPETFATDHWRCRFVSSESEDEVVSHKQIIDLLSRFDEAKLDFIKTEHLYKFNGKRAFSSARGD; this is translated from the coding sequence ATGGCTAATAAGAAAAAGATCACTGTAGCACATGGCGATGGCATCGGGCCAGAGATTATGAAAGCTACGCTGGACATACTTGAGGCTGCCGGCGCCCAGATAGAGACTGAGGTGATAGAAATTGGAGAAAAAGTGTTTAAGCAGGGCAACCCTGCCGGTATTGAGCCTTCTTCGTGGGACTCATTGCGTGAGACGCAGGTTTTTCTCAAAGCGCCTATTACTACCCCTCAGGGTGGCGGGTTTAAATCGCTTAACGTTACTACACGTACTACCCTCGGCCTGTACGCTAATGTACGCCCATGCCGCTCTTACAGCCCTTATGTAGCTACCCGCCACAACAACCTGGACATGGTAATTATAAGGGAGAACGAAGAAGACCTGTATGCGGGTATAGAACACCAGCAAACTGAAGAAGTAGTACAAAGTCTTAAGCTGGTTAGTCGCCCTGGTAGCGAAAAAATTATCCGTTATGCCTTTGAATATGCTAAGGCCTACAATCGCAAAAAGGTTACCTGCTTCTCCAAAGACAATATTATGAAGCTGGCTGATGGTCTTTTTCATAAAATTTTTGACGAGATAGGAGAAGAATATCCGGAGATAGAGAAAGAGCATATGATTATTGACATAGGCTCCGCTATTCTGGCAGATAAACCCGAAACACTGGACGTAGTGGTTACGCTTAACCTCTATGGTGATATTATTTCTGACATTGCCGCACAAATTGCCGGCTCTGTCGGACTGGGTGGATCTGCTAATGTAGGCGAAGTTTGCGCTATGTTTGAAGCTATTCATGGTTCTGCACCTCCGATAGCAGGAAAGGATATTGCCAACCCTTCCGGACTAATTAATGCCGCAATTATGATGTTGGTACATATCGGGCAGCCCGAAATTGCCACCAAGATTAATAACGCATGGCTTAAAACTATGGAAGACGGCATTCACACGGCAGATATTTTCCGTCCGGGCTCTAGTAAAGAAATTGTAGGTACACAAGGCTTTGCCAAGGCGGTTATAGATAACTTAGGCAAACTACCCAAGCAGTTGAAGCCCGCAGAATTTGAACCAGTTCAAGGAAGCAAACTGCATCAGACGACTCCCTCTAATCCTAACTTGAAGAAAGAGTTAATCGGGGTAGATGTGTTTTTAGACTGGAAAGAAGGGAACAGAGACCCTCAGGTACTGGGCAAAAAACTGGAAGAACTAAGTGGGTCAGACTTTAAGCTGGATATGATCACCAACCGTGGAGTAAAAGTTTACCCTGAAGGCAAACCCGAAACTTTTGCTACTGACCACTGGCGTTGTCGTTTTGTATCTTCAGAGTCTGAGGATGAAGTAGTAAGTCATAAACAAATTATTGATTTGCTTAGCCGTTTTGATGAGGCCAAACTTGATTTTATCAAAACCGAACATCTTTATAAGTTCAATGGCAAACGTGCCTTTTCCTCAGCAAGAGGAGATTAG
- a CDS encoding DUF5606 family protein produces MDLNEIASISGKGGLFHIVKPTRSGVIVESLDDQKKKLVIGANHRVSVLKEVSIYTTDAEGAVPLEDVFKKIHDEFGDDPGVDTSDSEELKAFTKHVIPEYDEERVYPSDMKKLVNWYKILLQYAPEIFEDKKEEGETEDKTEEKKEEKDA; encoded by the coding sequence ATGGATTTGAATGAGATTGCATCCATTTCTGGAAAAGGAGGATTATTTCATATTGTAAAGCCTACCCGCAGCGGTGTTATTGTAGAGTCATTAGATGACCAGAAGAAAAAGCTGGTTATCGGAGCTAACCATAGAGTATCGGTGCTTAAAGAGGTATCTATTTATACGACAGATGCAGAAGGCGCAGTACCTCTGGAGGATGTCTTCAAAAAAATACATGATGAGTTTGGCGACGATCCTGGCGTAGACACTTCGGATAGTGAGGAGCTAAAGGCTTTTACCAAACACGTAATACCTGAATATGACGAGGAGCGTGTGTATCCTTCGGATATGAAGAAGCTGGTCAACTGGTACAAAATACTACTACAGTACGCTCCGGAAATTTTTGAAGACAAAAAAGAAGAAGGCGAAACTGAAGATAAAACAGAAGAAAAGAAAGAAGAAAAAGACGCCTAA
- the yihA gene encoding ribosome biogenesis GTP-binding protein YihA/YsxC, translated as MLVKEAEFVKSASDVKQCPESRLPEYAFIGRSNVGKSSLINMLTGRKKLAKTSGKPGKTQLINHFKINQQWHLVDLPGYGWAKVSKSKRADWGVMIENYLLQRPQLVCLFILIDSRIPAQEIDLSFMEWAGVKQIPFALVFTKVDKQSINKTQKSIAAYRRTLKKEWEELPPIFVTSSVDSTGKEDILEYIHNTMDLA; from the coding sequence ATGTTGGTAAAAGAAGCTGAATTTGTAAAAAGTGCTTCAGATGTAAAGCAGTGTCCAGAGAGCCGTCTGCCGGAATATGCTTTTATAGGAAGGTCAAATGTGGGCAAGTCTTCGCTCATAAATATGTTGACCGGGAGAAAAAAACTTGCTAAAACTTCGGGTAAGCCCGGCAAAACACAACTGATCAATCACTTTAAAATTAATCAGCAATGGCATCTGGTAGACCTACCGGGCTATGGCTGGGCCAAAGTGAGCAAAAGTAAGCGTGCAGACTGGGGGGTAATGATAGAAAACTATCTTTTACAACGCCCTCAGCTGGTTTGCCTGTTTATTCTTATAGATTCCCGCATACCTGCTCAGGAGATTGATCTAAGCTTTATGGAATGGGCAGGAGTAAAGCAAATTCCTTTTGCTTTGGTATTTACCAAAGTAGATAAACAGTCAATCAATAAAACTCAGAAATCTATAGCTGCTTATCGCAGAACATTAAAAAAAGAGTGGGAAGAGTTACCTCCCATCTTTGTTACTTCATCTGTAGACAGTACTGGCAAAGAAGATATATTAGAGTACATCCATAACACAATGGATTTAGCTTAG
- a CDS encoding SprT-like domain-containing protein yields the protein MSSNSKITTVLNRHVPNAAQPYCLELWLKYPFSLQITPKRLSKLGDYRYHKGKGTHIITLNATLNRYAFLITYIHEIAHLLAFQQHGFKIAPHGKEWKASFRQLMQPLLTNDVFPEDVLPPLQNYMRNPKAASGSDQKLSLALQQYDQQDGSVPLSLVQPEQKFQFREMTFVKESVRRTRALCRDVKSGKRYLVSEIARVRLLREETGGV from the coding sequence ATGAGCTCCAATAGTAAAATTACGACAGTACTTAACCGGCATGTGCCTAATGCTGCGCAGCCTTACTGCCTGGAGCTTTGGCTGAAGTACCCTTTTAGCCTGCAAATTACACCTAAAAGACTTTCTAAGCTAGGCGACTACCGATATCATAAAGGCAAAGGCACTCATATTATTACACTTAATGCTACGCTCAACCGCTACGCTTTTTTAATTACTTATATTCATGAGATCGCTCATCTACTTGCCTTTCAGCAGCATGGGTTTAAAATAGCGCCTCACGGTAAGGAGTGGAAGGCAAGCTTTAGACAATTGATGCAGCCTTTGCTTACAAACGATGTTTTTCCTGAGGATGTATTGCCCCCATTGCAAAATTATATGCGCAACCCTAAGGCGGCCAGTGGCTCTGATCAGAAGCTTTCGCTGGCCCTACAGCAGTACGACCAGCAGGATGGCAGCGTCCCCCTCTCACTGGTACAGCCAGAGCAGAAGTTTCAGTTTAGAGAGATGACTTTTGTAAAGGAGTCTGTCAGGCGTACCAGGGCTTTGTGCCGCGATGTAAAAAGCGGTAAGCGCTATCTGGTATCAGAAATTGCCCGTGTTAGGTTGCTCAGGGAAGAGACAGGCGGCGTATAA